The Rhizobium etli 8C-3 genome has a segment encoding these proteins:
- a CDS encoding GNAT family N-acetyltransferase: MPKSVRLKSFELVARDIADVDVESLHALTVAVGWPHRPKDWDWLRKLGRGYAVVDGIGRVFGSAMWFPYGEDFATIGLVITTPRAQAQGNGRWLMEQVFEQCRGRDLGLNSTRASHNLYVSLGFRNEATVCMYQGLVADSLPNLPALKGELIEPPAETLEELIELDTQAFGSRREELIKALEPISTIRALNRGGRIVGYSMCREFGRGHVIGPVVASNDEDALHLTAIHLEDLKGQFARVDTRETGPVADFLQTCDLRVAERVTTMSKGRVLLNRMSGQPWIYGLAGHALG, encoded by the coding sequence ATGCCAAAGTCAGTGCGGCTCAAGTCATTCGAATTGGTTGCCCGAGACATCGCTGACGTAGATGTCGAATCGCTCCATGCTTTGACAGTTGCGGTTGGCTGGCCTCATCGGCCCAAAGACTGGGATTGGTTGAGGAAGTTGGGTCGCGGCTACGCGGTAGTGGATGGCATCGGCCGTGTTTTCGGAAGCGCTATGTGGTTTCCTTATGGCGAAGACTTTGCCACGATAGGGTTGGTAATAACCACACCGCGCGCGCAGGCTCAAGGCAACGGCCGCTGGCTCATGGAGCAGGTCTTCGAGCAATGCCGCGGCCGCGATCTGGGTCTCAACTCTACCCGAGCTTCCCATAACCTCTATGTCTCCCTCGGCTTCAGGAACGAAGCCACTGTCTGCATGTATCAGGGGCTGGTCGCGGACTCGCTTCCCAATTTGCCAGCGCTTAAAGGTGAACTGATCGAACCTCCGGCGGAAACTCTCGAGGAGCTTATTGAGCTGGACACGCAAGCATTTGGATCCAGACGTGAGGAGTTGATCAAGGCGCTCGAACCAATTTCGACGATCCGCGCTCTGAATCGCGGCGGGCGGATCGTTGGGTACTCGATGTGCAGGGAATTCGGGCGCGGCCACGTGATTGGCCCCGTGGTTGCCAGCAATGACGAGGATGCGCTCCATCTCACCGCCATCCACCTTGAAGATCTAAAGGGACAGTTCGCGCGTGTCGACACGCGGGAGACAGGGCCGGTCGCCGACTTTCTTCAGACATGCGACCTGCGAGTGGCGGAAAGGGTTACGACAATGTCGAAGGGGCGGGTCCTGCTTAACCGGATGTCCGGCCAGCCTTGGATCTATGGTTTGGCTGGTCATGCACTTGGATAG